From Melanotaenia boesemani isolate fMelBoe1 chromosome 12, fMelBoe1.pri, whole genome shotgun sequence, a single genomic window includes:
- the LOC121650228 gene encoding trace amine-associated receptor 13c-like produces MMELQDGAELCFPQLFNMSCRKPTLRWSETVLLKLLLFFISLTTIAINLLVIISVSHFRQLHTPTNILILSLAVSDLLVGLVLMPGEIFRYTSCWIFGDIVCALYWHLACQTLTTSISTIAFISADRYMAICYPLHYSKIITSTRTKYCVCLCWLWSFVFSMFYVKDELNQPDTANSCFGECVPKYNYITVTVDLILTFIFPVTVIIVLYMRVFVVAVSQARAMRSHITAVTVHHAVTLSKKSELKAARTLGILVIVYLSCLCPYYCYSLVDVNMMNHTVATFLLFLFYFNSCLNPLIYALFYPWFRKAIKLIVTLQILQPGSRETNIL; encoded by the exons atgatggAGCTCCAGGACGGAGCTGAACTCTGCTTTCCACAACTATTCAACATGTCCTGCAGGAAGCCGACACTTCGCTGGTCTGAAACTGTGCTCCTGAAACTCTTGCTGTTCTTCATCTCTCTGACCACCATAGCCATCAACTTGCTCGTCATCATCTCAGTCTCCCACTTCAG GCAGCTTCACACACCTACTAACATCCTCATCCTCTCTCTGGCTGTTTCTGACTTACTTGTAGGTCTTGTGTTGATGCCAGGAGAAATCTTTAGATACACATCCTGCTGGATTTTTGGGGATATCGTGTGTGCTTTATATTGGCATCTGGCCTGTCAAACTCTCACTACTTCAATCAGCACAATTGCTTTCATATCAGCTGACCGCTACATGGCTATTTGTTACCCTCTGCATTACTCCAAAATAATCACTTCAACAAGAAccaaatactgtgtttgtctttgttggctTTGGTCTTTTGTCTTCAGTATGTTCTACGTGAAAGATGAGCTGAATCAACCAGACACGGCTAATTCCTGCTTTGGAGAATGTGTGCCTAAATACAACTATATTACAGTCACTGTTGATCTAATTTTGACCTTCATATTTCCAGTTACTGTGATCATAGTTCTGTATATGAGAGTATTTGTGGTGGCTGTGTCTCAGGCTCGCGCCATGCGCTCTCACATTACAGCTGTTACAGTCCACCATGCAGTGACTTTATCAAAGAAATCTGAGCTGAAAGCAGCCAGGACTCTTGGTATTCTTGTCATtgtatatttatcatgtttatgcCCATATTACTGTTACTCTCTTGTTGATGTTAACATGATGAATCATACAGTTGcaacatttttgttatttctgttttattttaactcctgTCTAAACCCACTGATCTATGCTCTGTTTTACCCCTGGTTCAGAAAAGCAATTAAACTCATTGTCACTCTGCAGATCCTGCAGCCTGGATCCCGAGAGACCAACATACTGTAG
- the LOC121650225 gene encoding trace amine-associated receptor 13c-like yields MMELQDGAELCFPQLFNMSCRKPTLRWSETVLLKLLLFFISLTTIAINLLVIISVSHFRQLHTPTNILILSLAVSDLLVGLVLMPGEIFRYTSCWIFGDIVCALYWHLACQTLTTSISTIAFISADRYMAICYPLHYSKIITSTRTKYCVCLCWLWSFVFSMFYVKDELNQPDTANSCFGECVPKYNYITVTVDLILTFIFPVTVIIVLYMRVFVVAVSQARAMRSHITAVTVHHAVTLSKKSELKAARTLGILVIVYLSCLCPYYCYSLVDVNMMNHTVATFLLFLFYFNSCLNPLIYALFYPWFRKAIKLIVTLQILQPGSRETNIL; encoded by the exons atgatggAGCTCCAGGACGGAGCTGAACTCTGCTTTCCACAACTATTCAACATGTCCTGCAGGAAGCCGACACTTCGCTGGTCTGAAACTGTGCTCCTGAAACTCTTGCTGTTCTTCATCTCTCTGACCACCATAGCCATCAACTTGCTCGTCATCATCTCAGTCTCCCACTTCAG GCAGCTTCACACACCTACTAACATCCTCATCCTCTCTCTGGCTGTTTCTGACTTACTTGTAGGTCTTGTGTTGATGCCAGGAGAAATCTTTAGATACACATCCTGCTGGATTTTTGGGGATATCGTGTGTGCTTTATATTGGCATCTGGCCTGTCAAACTCTCACTACTTCAATCAGCACAATTGCTTTCATATCAGCTGACCGCTACATGGCTATTTGTTACCCTCTGCATTACTCCAAAATAATCACTTCAACAAGAAccaaatactgtgtttgtctttgttggctTTGGTCTTTTGTCTTCAGTATGTTCTATGTGAAAGATGAGCTGAATCAACCAGACACGGCTAATTCCTGCTTTGGAGAATGTGTGCCTAAATACAACTATATTACAGTCACTGTTGATCTAATTTTGACCTTCATATTTCCAGTTACTGTGATCATAGTTCTGTATATGAGAGTATTTGTGGTGGCTGTGTCTCAGGCTCGCGCCATGCGCTCTCACATTACAGCTGTTACAGTCCACCATGCAGTGACTTTATCAAAGAAATCTGAGTTGAAAGCAGCCAGGACTCTTGGTATTCTTGTCATtgtatatttatcatgtttatgcCCATATTACTGTTACTCTCTTGTTGATGTTAACATGATGAATCATACAGTTGcaacatttttgttatttctgttttattttaactcctgTCTAAACCCACTGATCTATGCTCTGTTTTACCCCTGGTTCAGAAAAGCAATTAAACTCATTGTCACTCTGCAGATCCTGCAGCCTGGATCCCGAGAGACCAACATACTGTAG